A stretch of the Thunnus thynnus chromosome 7, fThuThy2.1, whole genome shotgun sequence genome encodes the following:
- the LOC137186888 gene encoding odorant receptor 131-2-like has protein sequence MAKNSSLVGGESLMRSINYRVILVQILVAVFLCINFLLITTLYMKDFFYKTMRYILFANTLLSDCLILIISNILLIFDYFRATMQIWLCLIFYILSSVYILVTPFTLMAMTLERYVAICLPLRHVELCSTHRVLPCILIIHSLSAIPCIVDLSIFFASATLNFHKQYRVCSVEVFTFQRWQGHLRSSIHQLYFFIMCVTIVFSYFKIMKVAKAASGENKKSTWKGLRTVILHAFQLLLCLIQLWCPFIEAAVLQIDFMLYINVRYFTYITFYLAPRCLSPLIYGLRDDKFFLALKYYALCGLYKKYSFHLTN, from the coding sequence ATGGCTAAAAACAGCtcactggttggtggtgaatcCTTAATGCGAAGCATTAATTACAGAGTCATTTTAGTTCAGATTTTGGTAGCAGTTTTCCTTTGCATTAACTTTCTGCTGATCACAACCTTATATATGAAGGATTTCTTCTATAAAACCATGCGCTACATCTTATTTGCTAATACATTACTGTCTGATTGTCTTATCTTGATTATATCAAATATCCTGCTCATCTTTGACTATTTTCGTGCGACCATGCAAATCTGGTTATGTctcattttctatattttgtcaTCCGTGTACATTCTAGTCACACCGTTTACTCTGATGGCAATGACCCTGGAGCGTTACGTGGCTATTTGCTTGCCTCTGCGGCATGTAGAGCTATGCTCCACACACAGAGTTCTGCCCTGCATCCTCATCATTCACAGCCTCAGCGCTATACCCTGTATTGTGGATCTCTCTATCTTCTTTGCATCAGCCACACTTAACTTCCATAAACAATACAGGGTATGCTCTGTGGAGGTGTTCACGTTTcaacgctggcagggtcatctTAGGTCATCTATACATCAGTTATACTTCTTTATCATGTGTGTAACCATTGTGTTctcttattttaaaataatgaaagtgGCCAAAGCTGCATCAGGAGAGAATAAAAAGTCAACATGGAAAGGGCTCAGGACAGTTATTCTTCATGCTTTCCAGCTGCTCCTCTGTCTCATCCAGCTGTGGTGCCCTTTCATAGAAGCTGCAGTACTTCAGATTGATTTCATGTTATACATTAATGTCAGATACTTTACCTACATAACTTTTTATCTTGCTCCCAGATGTCTTAGTCCTCTCATTTATGGCCTAAGAGATGACAAGTTTTTTCTTGCACTGAAATACTATGCTCTCTGTGGCTTGTACAAGAAATACTCTTTTCATTTGACAAATTAG